One stretch of Armatimonadota bacterium DNA includes these proteins:
- a CDS encoding DUF2232 domain-containing protein — MSRPAPALTLRERTAGLTEGALLAALTALVAVLVVFFGQLGLMAAPLPLFVLTYRRGVRAAILSAVVAGFVLSPFFGFPQGLLFVAAFAPMGIVQGLVARRGGAGVAGWAVALGVGVGLGVTLLSLLASRFVFGLDPFSTLIEAQVKGVQAAQDLMRRVGAPPQQIEQMGRLAEQLPAFLRIVLPAAVLLGVLLWSYGSYTLARHTLRRLGVALPGFSPILTWRLPPGVGALLVLPVLVGAALQPRAPGVGAALLANGFMVSLFVFAFLGVLTVLRYLESREVPRAGRVLAVVALLFLGDPGIFAMAILGLVDLWFDLRRVGPRAPREEEEA, encoded by the coding sequence ATGTCCAGACCTGCCCCGGCCCTCACCCTCCGGGAGCGCACCGCGGGCCTCACGGAGGGCGCGCTGCTTGCGGCCCTCACGGCCCTGGTCGCGGTGCTGGTGGTGTTCTTCGGGCAGCTGGGGCTCATGGCGGCCCCCCTGCCGCTGTTCGTGCTCACCTACCGGCGCGGGGTGCGGGCCGCGATCCTCTCCGCGGTGGTGGCGGGGTTCGTGCTCTCGCCCTTCTTCGGCTTTCCGCAGGGGTTGCTCTTCGTGGCCGCCTTCGCGCCCATGGGGATCGTGCAAGGGCTCGTGGCCCGGCGGGGGGGAGCTGGGGTGGCCGGCTGGGCCGTGGCCCTGGGCGTTGGGGTAGGACTCGGGGTTACCCTCCTCAGCCTCCTGGCGAGCCGGTTCGTCTTCGGGCTGGACCCCTTCTCGACCCTCATCGAGGCCCAGGTGAAGGGGGTCCAGGCGGCCCAGGACCTCATGCGGCGGGTCGGCGCTCCTCCTCAGCAGATTGAGCAGATGGGCCGTCTCGCGGAGCAACTTCCCGCCTTCCTGCGGATCGTCCTGCCTGCCGCCGTCTTGCTGGGGGTCCTCCTGTGGTCCTATGGCTCGTATACCCTGGCCCGCCACACCCTCCGCAGGCTCGGGGTGGCCCTGCCGGGGTTCTCGCCCATCCTCACCTGGCGGCTTCCGCCCGGGGTAGGGGCGCTCCTGGTGCTCCCGGTGCTGGTGGGGGCGGCCCTGCAGCCCCGGGCGCCCGGGGTGGGGGCAGCCCTCTTGGCCAACGGCTTCATGGTCTCCCTCTTCGTGTTCGCGTTCCTCGGCGTGCTTACCGTGCTGCGGTACCTGGAAAGCCGGGAGGTTCCGAGGGCTGGCCGGGTCCTCGCGGTGGTGGCGTTGTTGTTCCTGGGGGATCCCGGAATCTTCGCCATGGCCATCTTGGGGTTGGTGGACCTGTGGTTCGATCTGCGGCGGGTGGGCCCCCGGGCCCCGCGGGAGGAGGAAGAGGCGTGA
- the rpsR gene encoding 30S ribosomal protein S18 yields the protein MAEATADKEKRKQEYRARQKRRKVCAFCVQKAAFIDYKDPGPLRRFISERGKILPRRMTGTCAKHQRMLAQAIKRARELALLPYTAD from the coding sequence ATGGCGGAGGCCACGGCGGACAAGGAGAAGAGGAAGCAGGAGTACCGGGCTCGGCAGAAGCGACGCAAGGTTTGCGCCTTCTGCGTGCAGAAGGCTGCGTTCATTGACTACAAGGATCCGGGTCCCCTGCGCCGGTTCATCTCGGAACGGGGCAAGATCCTCCCGCGGCGGATGACGGGGACGTGCGCGAAACACCAGCGCATGCTGGCCCAGGCCATCAAGCGGGCGCGGGAGCTGGCGCTGCTGCCGTACACCGCAGACTAG
- the ssb gene encoding single-stranded DNA-binding protein has protein sequence MYNRIILIGRLVRDPELRYVPSGQPVARFRLAVDRPFTNQAGERKTDFFTVVAWRKLAEQASQHLTKGRLVAVEGRLEIRDYETTAGERRRAVEVVADNIRFLDRKPVLEAAEEEIPDFEPPLEEDEEVPF, from the coding sequence ATGTACAACCGGATCATCCTGATCGGGCGCCTGGTCCGGGATCCGGAACTGCGGTACGTGCCCAGCGGGCAGCCCGTGGCGCGGTTCCGGTTGGCGGTGGACCGCCCCTTTACGAACCAGGCGGGCGAGCGCAAGACGGACTTCTTCACCGTGGTGGCCTGGCGGAAGCTCGCGGAGCAGGCCTCCCAGCACCTCACCAAGGGACGACTCGTGGCCGTGGAAGGGAGGCTGGAGATCCGCGACTACGAGACCACCGCGGGCGAACGGCGGCGGGCGGTGGAGGTGGTGGCGGACAACATCCGTTTCCTGGATCGCAAGCCCGTCCTGGAGGCGGCGGAGGAGGAGATCCCGGACTTCGAGCCGCCCCTGGAGGAGGACGAGGAGGTCCCGTTCTGA
- the lonC gene encoding Lon family ATP-dependent protease, with the protein MAVRKVSTRPSRADLRRQVETLLSVLSEVYGPDRLIVKAGKLEALSLMRSPRLEDRVLALQRLVYEDPTIRETPQPAEIPRILSDLKEEIADLIAQRRVEEELERRVQERMNQRQDEYLQEIRLQVLRERTGPETAATRKKLQELEALDRIRLSQSALEVLRPRRLREVVGQDRAIRALLAKLATPYPQHVILYGPPGVGKTTVARLVLEEARKLPYTPFGPHAPFVEVDGSTLRWDHREVTNPLLGSVHDPIYQGSRRDFAEGGIPEPKLGLVTKAHGGVLFIDEIGEMDPVLQTKLLKVLEDKRVYFESSYYDPDDPAVPAYVRYLFEHGAPADFVLIGATTREPEEISPTLRSRCAEVFFDPLTQHDIERIVRQAARRLGVGLDPRAPSLIAGYTVEGRKAVQILADAYGIALYRRRRRGGRIRITEADVLEVIRTSRLSPYVPTRASETPEVGKAFGLGVYHYLGSIIEVEAAVFPTTRRSGGVVRFNETAGSMAKDSVFNALSVLRKLLGVDLSQYDVHVNVVGGGLIDGPSLGLAITAALASAVQNRPALQNVALTGEVSIQGRVKGVGGIPEKLYGARQAGMRKVILPQENRHDIPPDLQGIQVVFVQTVEEALPHVLVAGKRKAS; encoded by the coding sequence GTGGCGGTGCGGAAGGTCTCCACGCGGCCCAGCCGGGCAGACCTCCGCCGGCAGGTGGAGACGCTGCTGAGCGTGTTAAGCGAGGTGTACGGGCCGGACCGGCTCATCGTGAAGGCCGGCAAGCTGGAGGCCCTTTCCCTCATGCGCTCCCCGCGCCTGGAGGATCGGGTGCTGGCCCTGCAGCGCCTGGTCTACGAGGATCCCACCATCCGGGAAACGCCGCAACCCGCGGAGATTCCCCGGATCCTCTCCGATCTCAAGGAGGAGATCGCGGACCTCATCGCCCAGCGCCGGGTGGAGGAGGAGCTGGAGCGCAGGGTGCAGGAGCGGATGAACCAGCGGCAGGACGAATACCTCCAGGAGATCCGGCTGCAGGTCCTGCGGGAGCGCACGGGCCCGGAAACCGCGGCCACCCGGAAGAAGCTGCAGGAGCTGGAGGCCCTCGATCGCATCCGCCTCTCCCAGTCCGCCCTGGAGGTGCTGCGCCCCCGCAGGCTGCGGGAGGTGGTGGGACAGGACCGGGCCATCCGGGCCCTTCTGGCGAAGCTCGCCACCCCGTACCCGCAGCACGTCATCCTCTACGGACCGCCGGGAGTGGGCAAGACCACGGTGGCACGCCTCGTGCTGGAGGAGGCCCGCAAGCTCCCCTATACCCCCTTCGGCCCCCATGCGCCCTTCGTCGAGGTGGACGGATCCACCCTGCGGTGGGACCACCGGGAAGTCACGAACCCGCTTCTGGGCTCCGTGCATGACCCCATCTACCAGGGCTCCCGCCGGGACTTCGCGGAGGGCGGGATTCCGGAGCCGAAGCTGGGACTCGTGACCAAGGCCCACGGGGGCGTGCTGTTCATCGATGAGATCGGGGAGATGGACCCCGTGCTCCAGACCAAGCTCCTGAAGGTGCTGGAGGACAAGCGGGTGTACTTCGAGTCCTCCTACTACGACCCCGACGACCCCGCGGTTCCCGCCTACGTCCGGTATCTGTTCGAGCACGGGGCGCCCGCGGACTTCGTGCTCATCGGCGCCACCACCCGGGAACCGGAGGAGATCAGCCCCACCCTACGCTCCCGGTGCGCGGAGGTGTTCTTCGACCCCCTCACCCAGCACGACATCGAGCGCATCGTACGCCAGGCGGCCCGCCGGCTGGGCGTGGGCCTGGATCCCAGGGCCCCCTCCCTCATCGCCGGATACACCGTGGAGGGCCGCAAGGCCGTGCAGATCCTCGCGGACGCCTACGGCATCGCCCTCTACCGGCGTCGGCGCCGCGGCGGCCGGATCCGCATCACGGAGGCGGATGTGCTCGAGGTGATCCGCACATCCCGTCTGAGCCCCTACGTCCCCACCCGGGCCTCGGAGACCCCGGAGGTGGGCAAGGCCTTCGGGCTCGGCGTCTACCACTATCTCGGTTCCATCATCGAGGTGGAGGCCGCGGTCTTCCCCACCACCCGCAGGAGCGGAGGCGTGGTGCGGTTTAACGAGACCGCGGGCTCCATGGCGAAGGACTCCGTGTTCAACGCCCTCTCCGTCCTCCGGAAGCTGTTGGGGGTGGATCTCAGTCAGTACGACGTGCACGTGAACGTGGTGGGCGGGGGACTCATCGACGGCCCCAGCCTGGGGCTCGCCATCACCGCGGCCCTGGCGAGCGCGGTGCAGAACCGGCCCGCGCTCCAGAACGTGGCCCTCACGGGCGAGGTGAGCATCCAGGGCCGGGTCAAGGGGGTAGGCGGGATCCCGGAAAAGCTCTACGGAGCCCGCCAGGCCGGGATGCGCAAGGTGATCCTTCCGCAGGAGAACCGCCACGACATCCCCCCCGACCTCCAGGGGATCCAGGTGGTGTTCGTGCAGACCGTGGAGGAAGCCCTGCCCCACGTCCTAGTGGCGGGCAAGCGGAAGGCCTCCTAG
- the rpsF gene encoding 30S ribosomal protein S6, with product MQQAPTAAAPGARRAPREYELVFVLRPDLPDAEVRAAMDRIVARITERGGEVREMQPWGKRRLAYPIQRYREGLYGLVRFVLPGQRVQDLKQALGISEEILRFLIVSALPTAQAEQARQAQEAREVSAEGGGGA from the coding sequence ATGCAGCAGGCACCGACGGCGGCTGCGCCAGGCGCTCGGCGGGCCCCGAGGGAATACGAACTCGTCTTCGTGCTCCGTCCGGACCTTCCGGACGCGGAGGTCCGGGCTGCCATGGACCGGATCGTGGCCCGGATCACGGAACGAGGGGGCGAGGTCCGGGAGATGCAGCCCTGGGGGAAGCGGCGGCTCGCTTACCCGATCCAGCGGTATCGGGAAGGGCTGTACGGGCTTGTCCGCTTTGTGCTCCCCGGGCAGCGCGTGCAGGACCTGAAGCAGGCCCTCGGGATCTCCGAAGAGATCCTGCGGTTCCTCATCGTCTCCGCACTCCCCACGGCCCAAGCGGAGCAGGCTCGGCAGGCGCAGGAAGCGCGGGAGGTGTCCGCGGAGGGCGGTGGAGGTGCGTAG
- the dnaB gene encoding replicative DNA helicase, which produces MGVVSVERVPPQNLEAEMGVLGSMLLDRDAIAQVVEILRPEDFYREAHRLIYSTILELFDRGEPADLITVTDRLRDQGKLEEVGGAAYIAALLNSVPTAANAEYYARIVLQKSILRSLIRVGTQIAHLGFEGEEDVEVLVDRAERLVFELSRRRLVRDFAPIRDILKETMERLDAGYDRGMITGVPTGFVDLDELTGGLQPGDLIIVAARPSMGKCLKYDARIVDARTGEVRTIEEIVHSEDVVLLTLDGGRLREARPSAFVDDGRKPVYRVRTGLGRVVEVTATHPFLTPQGWKPLADLRVGDYVAVPARIPVFGSLDLPSYEVKLLAYLAAGHLPVDPRLNQDFLDAVRAAAAIRASARAPALAGVRGVPGPDLEVPLEVGGALSRYAELHSTPPETRRLPSVVYRLNRAKLCLLLSRLLACTARWEEETRTIRVRLPNALMAEQVQHLLLRLGVVAAREEDGALEIRGDAAVRLLRSCGVFGWEKLREWARYEHRPLLEEPDVLWDTIACIEYAGEHQVYDLTVPETHNFVANDICVHNTTFCLNIAQHAAVRHRVPVAIFSLETSAEQLVQRMLCAEAGVDGQRLRRGYLSEADWRKLTRAMGGLVEAPIFIDDSSNLSVIEMRAKARKLKAEHGLGLIIVDYIQLIQSYKRSENRTQELSEIARAIKSLAKELHLPVIAISQLSRAAELTGSKIPMLSHLRESGELEQVADLVIFLYREEYYDPEKARREGKENIALVRVAKHRNGPTDDIELFFHKEYGRFANLAKDPPGP; this is translated from the coding sequence ATGGGCGTCGTCTCGGTCGAGCGGGTCCCCCCCCAGAACCTGGAGGCGGAGATGGGGGTCTTGGGCTCCATGCTGCTGGACCGGGACGCCATCGCGCAGGTGGTGGAGATCCTCCGGCCGGAGGACTTCTACCGGGAGGCCCATCGGCTCATCTACAGCACCATCCTCGAACTCTTCGATCGGGGGGAGCCCGCGGACCTCATCACGGTCACGGATCGGCTGCGGGACCAGGGCAAGCTGGAGGAGGTGGGGGGTGCCGCCTACATCGCGGCCCTTCTCAACAGCGTCCCCACCGCGGCCAACGCGGAGTACTACGCCCGCATCGTCCTGCAGAAGTCCATCCTCCGATCCCTCATCCGGGTAGGGACCCAGATCGCGCACCTGGGGTTCGAGGGAGAGGAGGATGTGGAGGTGCTGGTGGACCGGGCCGAGCGGCTCGTGTTCGAGCTCAGCCGCCGGCGACTCGTGCGGGACTTCGCGCCCATCCGGGACATCCTGAAGGAGACCATGGAGCGCCTGGACGCGGGCTACGATCGGGGCATGATCACCGGGGTCCCCACGGGCTTCGTGGACCTGGACGAGCTCACGGGCGGGCTGCAGCCTGGGGATCTCATCATCGTGGCCGCGCGCCCTTCCATGGGAAAGTGCCTGAAGTACGACGCGCGCATTGTGGACGCGCGCACGGGAGAGGTGCGCACCATCGAGGAGATCGTGCACAGCGAGGACGTGGTCCTCCTCACCCTGGATGGGGGAAGGCTGCGGGAGGCCCGACCCAGCGCCTTCGTGGACGACGGCCGCAAGCCCGTCTACCGGGTGCGCACGGGCCTCGGCCGCGTGGTGGAGGTTACCGCCACGCATCCCTTCCTCACCCCCCAGGGCTGGAAGCCCCTTGCGGACCTCCGGGTTGGCGACTACGTGGCCGTGCCCGCCCGGATCCCCGTCTTCGGCTCCCTGGACCTCCCCAGCTACGAGGTGAAGCTCCTTGCCTACCTCGCCGCGGGTCATCTGCCTGTGGATCCGAGGCTCAATCAGGACTTCCTGGACGCGGTGCGGGCCGCCGCGGCGATTCGCGCTTCTGCCCGGGCCCCCGCCCTGGCCGGGGTCCGGGGGGTCCCCGGCCCGGATCTCGAAGTTCCCCTGGAGGTCGGCGGAGCGCTCAGTAGGTATGCGGAACTGCACAGTACCCCGCCGGAGACCCGACGGCTCCCCTCCGTGGTCTACCGGTTGAACCGCGCGAAGCTGTGCCTACTGCTCTCGCGCCTGCTGGCCTGCACCGCCCGCTGGGAGGAGGAGACCCGTACCATCCGGGTTCGGTTGCCCAACGCCCTCATGGCGGAGCAGGTCCAGCATCTCCTCCTGCGCCTGGGCGTGGTGGCGGCCCGGGAGGAGGATGGAGCCCTGGAGATACGGGGGGACGCGGCGGTGCGCCTGCTGCGGAGCTGCGGGGTGTTCGGGTGGGAGAAGCTGCGGGAGTGGGCCCGCTACGAGCATCGTCCCCTGCTCGAGGAGCCGGACGTTCTGTGGGACACCATCGCGTGCATCGAGTACGCGGGGGAACACCAGGTCTACGACCTCACGGTCCCCGAAACCCACAACTTCGTGGCCAACGACATCTGCGTTCACAACACCACCTTCTGCCTCAACATCGCCCAGCACGCCGCGGTCCGCCACCGGGTCCCCGTGGCCATCTTCTCCTTGGAGACGAGTGCGGAGCAGCTGGTGCAGCGGATGCTGTGCGCGGAAGCGGGGGTCGATGGCCAGCGCCTGCGGCGGGGCTACCTCTCGGAGGCGGACTGGCGGAAGCTCACCCGAGCCATGGGCGGGCTTGTGGAAGCCCCCATCTTCATCGACGATTCCAGCAACCTCTCCGTGATCGAGATGCGGGCCAAGGCCCGGAAGCTCAAGGCAGAGCACGGCCTGGGCCTCATCATCGTGGACTACATCCAGCTCATCCAGTCCTACAAGCGCAGCGAGAACCGCACCCAGGAGCTCAGCGAGATCGCCCGGGCCATCAAATCCCTGGCCAAGGAGCTGCACCTCCCCGTGATCGCCATCTCGCAGCTCTCACGGGCCGCGGAGCTCACGGGCTCCAAGATCCCCATGCTCTCCCACCTGCGGGAGAGCGGGGAGCTGGAGCAGGTGGCGGACCTCGTGATCTTCCTCTACCGGGAGGAGTACTACGATCCGGAGAAGGCGCGGCGGGAGGGGAAGGAGAACATCGCGCTCGTGCGGGTCGCCAAGCACCGCAACGGCCCCACGGACGACATCGAGCTCTTCTTCCACAAGGAGTACGGACGGTTCGCAAACCTCGCCAAGGATCCCCCGGGACCCTAG
- the rplI gene encoding 50S ribosomal protein L9, giving the protein MKVILARDVPSLGKAGTVVEVKEGYARNYLIPRGLAVEATEGALRSFQEQQEAMKRRAERERARAQDLARMLSETPVVIRVRAGEGGRLFGSVTAETIAQTLRERGVEVSRKQIELPEPIKALGTYEVTVHLGHGLRAPIRVRVEGA; this is encoded by the coding sequence GTGAAGGTGATCCTGGCGCGGGACGTCCCTTCCCTCGGGAAGGCCGGGACCGTGGTGGAGGTGAAGGAGGGGTACGCCCGCAACTACCTCATTCCCCGGGGACTGGCTGTGGAGGCCACGGAGGGAGCCCTGCGGAGCTTTCAGGAGCAGCAGGAGGCCATGAAGCGGCGGGCGGAGCGGGAGCGGGCGCGGGCGCAGGATCTGGCCCGGATGCTCTCCGAGACCCCGGTGGTCATCCGGGTCCGGGCTGGCGAAGGGGGGAGGCTGTTTGGGTCTGTGACCGCGGAGACCATCGCCCAGACCCTGAGGGAGCGGGGGGTGGAGGTGTCCCGCAAGCAGATCGAGCTCCCCGAACCCATCAAGGCCTTGGGCACCTACGAGGTGACGGTTCATCTGGGGCACGGCCTACGTGCCCCCATCCGGGTACGGGTGGAGGGAGCGTGA